In a genomic window of Gossypium arboreum isolate Shixiya-1 chromosome 9, ASM2569848v2, whole genome shotgun sequence:
- the LOC108451820 gene encoding uncharacterized protein LOC108451820, with protein sequence MATSRIFFGSKPRYIYPTMEFDDGNLINNPSFDHHHHHLLEFDEVDVWNNSNDQATTNLEAKKLLPSYRASSKKAFKKEFQISDNNNHRSAQMTAASASLPVNIPDWSKILKAEYREHGKTDEDAADGDDDGDRDGRVPPHEYLARRRGASFSVHEGIGRTLKGRDLRRVRNAVWKKTGFED encoded by the coding sequence ATGGCAACAAGTAGGATCTTTTTTGGTTCAAAACCAAGATATATCTACCCAACTATGGAATTTGATGATGGGAATCTCATCAACAACCCTTCGTttgatcatcatcatcatcatctgctGGAGTTCGATGAGGTGGATGTATGGAACAACTCAAATGATCAAGCAACAACCAACTTAGAAGCCAAAAAGCTATTGCCAAGTTACCGAGCTTCCTCTAAGAAAGCTTTCAAAAAGGAGTTTCAGATTAGCGATAATAATAACCATAGGAGTGCCCAAATGACTGCTGCTTCTGCTTCATTGCCGGTCAACATCCCTGACTGGTCCAAGATTCTCAAAGCGGAGTACAGGGAACATGGGAAGACCGATGAAGATGCTGCCGACGGCGATGACGACGGTGATCGTGACGGAAGGGTTCCACCGCATGAGTACTTGGCTAGGAGACGAGGAGCTTCCTTTTCTGTCCATGAAGGAATTGGAAGGACTTTGAAAGGAAGAGATTTGCGTCGTGTTAGGAATGCTGTCTGGAAAAAAACAGGTTTTGAAGATTAA
- the LOC108453846 gene encoding 60S ribosomal protein L12-3-like gives MPPKFDPTQVVDVFVRVTGGEVGAASSLAPKIGPLGLSPKKIGEDIAKETAKEWKGLRVTVKLTVQNRQAKVTVVPSAAALVIKALKEPERDRKKTKNIKHNGNISLDDVIEIAKVMRPRSMAKDLRGTVKEILGTCVSVGCTVDGKDPKDLQEEISEGEVDVPLE, from the coding sequence ATGCCGCCGAAGTTTGACCCGACCCAAGTCGTCGACGTCTTTGTTCGAGTCACCGGCGGTGAAGTTGGAGCTGCCAGTTCACTGGCACCCAAAATTGGTCCACTGGGTCTCTCGCCCAAAAAAATTGGTGAAGATATCGCGAAAGAAACCGCCAAGGAATGGAAGGGTTTACGTGTCACAGTCAAACTGACTGTCCAGAACCGTCAAGCCAAAGTTACGGTGGTTCCCTCTGCCGCCGCTTTGGTCATCAAGGCACTGAAAGAGCCTGAGAGGGATCGTAAGAAGACAAAGAATATTAAACATAATGGGAACATTAGCCTCGATGATGTGATAGAGATTGCGAAAGTGATGAGGCCCAGATCCATGGCCAAGGATTTGAGAGGAACCGTGAAGGAGATTTTGGGAACTTGTGTCTCCGTCGGTTGTACGGTTGATGGGAAAGACCCTAAAGACCTGCAGGAGGAAATTTCTGAAGGGGAAGTCGATGTTCCCTTGGAGTGA
- the LOC108450013 gene encoding aquaporin PIP2-1 produces the protein MAKDVEVGGEFQAKDYHDPPPAPLVDGEELTKWSFYRAVIAEFIATLLFLYITVLTVIGYKSQVDPDKGSDECGGVGILGIAWAFGGMIFILVYCTAGISGGHINPAVTFGLFLARKVSLVRAIFYMAAQCLGAICGCGLVKAFQKSYYNKYGGGANSLADGYSTGTGLAAEIIGTFVLVYTVFSATDPKRNARDSHIPVLAPLPIGFAVFMVHLATIPITGTGINPARSFGAAVIYNQDKPWDDHWIFWVGPFIGAAIAAIYHQFILRAAAVKALGSFRSSSAM, from the exons ATGGCTAAGGACGTTGAGGTTGGTGGTGAGTTCCAAGCCAAGGACTACCATGATCCTCCACCAGCTCCATTAGTGGACGGGGAGGAGTTGACAAAGTGGTCATTTTATAGGGCTGTAATAGCCGAGTTTATTGCCACGCTCTTATTTTTATACATCACTGTGTTGACAGTGATCGGATACAAGAGTCAGGTTGACCCTGATAAGGGCAGTGACGAATGCGGTGGTGTTGGCATTCTTGGCATTGCTTGGGCTTTTGGTGGGATGATCTTTATCCTTGTTTACTGCACTGCTGGTATCTCTG GAGGACACATCAACCCAGCAGTGACCTTTGGGCTTTTCTTGGCTAGGAAGGTGTCCTTAGTTCGAGCCATATTTTATATGGCTGCTCAATGTTTGGGAGCCATATGTGGATGTGGGCTAGTGAAGGCATTCCAAAAGTCATATTACAACAAGTATGGAGGAGGAGCCAACAGCCTCGCTGATGGATACAGCACTGGAACTGGTTTGGCAGCTGAAATCATTGGTACCTTTGTTCTTGTCTACACTGTTTTCTCTGCAACTGATCCCAAGAGGAATGCAAGAGATTCTCATATCCCT GTCTTGGCACCACTTCCTATTGGATTTGCTGTGTTCATGGTTCACTTGGCAACTATTCCAATCACCGGCACCGGTATCAACCCTGCTCGTAGTTTTGGGGCCGCTGTTATCTACAACCAGGACAAGCCATGGGATGATCAT TGGATCTTCTGGGTTGGACCATTCATTGGTGCAGCCATTGCTGCAATCTATCACCAGTTTATCCTGAGGGCAGCTGCTGTTAAAGCTCTTGGATCCTTCAGGAGCAGCTCTGCCATGTAA